The following are encoded together in the Fusarium keratoplasticum isolate Fu6.1 chromosome 1, whole genome shotgun sequence genome:
- a CDS encoding TauD domain-containing protein yields MAPSATTTTASLVTDASKLKLYPGHVEGVYKELSPVVYKKEDELKGTDDFAAAKYPNYLPTWNKDQVYPPLEPFEHYDHGRDADPTFPNLITKDTKVSHLTPTIGTEVEGVQLSKLSKAGKDELARYVAERKVVAFRNQDFADLPISEALEFGGYFGRHHIHPTSGSPEGHPEIHLVHRGAGDKSHETFFKTRVSSVAWHSDITYEQQPPGTTFLYILDTPDTGGDTLFANTVEAYERLSPAFQKLLHGLKATHSGIEQVNASVKKGSIKRREPVVNEHPIVRTHPVTGEKSLFVNPQFTRDIVGLKKEESDAILNFLYEHIAWGADFHARVKWQEKTVVVWDNRSVQHTALVDWKSGQRRHLARITPQAERPYETPFEG; encoded by the exons ATGGCTCCTTCAGCAACTACAACCACGGCCAGCTTGGTCACCGACgcctccaagctcaagctgtACCCCGGCCACGTCGAGGGTGTTTACAAGGAGCTGTCTCCTGTCGTgtacaagaaggaggatgagctCAAGGGAACTGACGACTTTGCTGCGGCCAAG TATCCCAACTACCTCCCCACCTGGAACAAGGACCAGGTCTACCCTCCCCTCGAGCCCTTTGAGCACTACGACCACGGCCGCGACGCAGACCCTACTTTCCCCAACCTCATCACAAAGGACACCAAGGTCTCGCACCTTACTCCCACCATCGGCACAGAGGTCGAGGGTGTCCAGCTGAGCAAGCTCTCCAAAGCCGGCAAGGACGAACTCGCCCGTTACGTCGCTGAGCGCAAGGTCGTAGCCTTCCGGAACCAGGATTTCGCCGACCTTCCCATCTCCGAGGCTCTCGAGTTTGGAGGCTACTTTGGCCGTCACCATATTCATCCCACCTCTGGTTCTCCCGAGGGACATCCCGAGATTCACCTCGTGCACCGTGGTGCGGGAGACAAGTCCCACGAGACCTTCTTCAAGACTCGCGTGAGCTCCGTGGCGTGGCACTCGGACATTACCTACGAGCAGCAGCCCCCAGGAACGACCTTCCTGTACATCCTCGACACCCCTGACACCGGCGGTGATACTCTCTTTGCCAACACCGTCGAGGCCTACGAGCGTCTGTCCCCTGCTTTCCAGAAGCTGCTGCACGGCCTCAAGGCTACGCACTCTGGTATCGAGCAGGTCAACGCCAGCGTCAAGAAGGGTAGCATCAAGCGTCGTGAGCCTGTTGTCAACGAGCACCCCATTGTGCGAACACACCCCGTCACTGGTGAGAAGTCGCTGTTTGTCAACCCTCAGT TCACCCGCGACATTGTCggcctcaagaaggaagagtcCGACGCCATCCTCAACTTCCTCTACGAGCACATCGCCTGGGGCGCCGACTTCCACGCCCGCGTCAAGTGGCAGGAGAAGACCGTCGTGGTCTGGGACAACCGATCCGTTCAGCACACTGCCCTTGTCGACTGGAAGTCTGGCCAGCGAAGGCATCTTGCCCGTATCACGCCCCAGGCTGAGCGGCCCTATGAGACCCCCTTTGAGGGTTAA
- a CDS encoding AB hydrolase-1 domain-containing protein encodes MLLRNPLMRQFKMATYETAKDQFVTVDGIKFAYRRFGRDHGVPLALLMHFRGTMDHWDPALVNPIAAKRPIILIDNAGVGRSEGEVPKVFAKWAQYYIDVLRAIGVTKADVLGFSMGGCVAQLVALNAPDLVRRLILCGTTPSTGEGVVPAASLEPFNRLKAAKTEEEHKEAFIFGMFRTSEKSRKAGEAAWKRITGARKDRSSAVDPANAHRQGIAFAKFMDRKQARDASYDRFEELKMPVLIANGSEDLLLPEENSYVMWRKLRHAGAQLHLFPDSGHGFLWQYAEEFSKLINDFLDDEPKISSRL; translated from the exons ATGCTTCTCCGCAATCCCTTGATGCG ACAGTTCAAGATGGCGACTTATGAGACGGCAAAAGATCAGTTTGTCACtgtcgatggcatcaagTTTGCCTATCGACGGTTTGGTAGGGATCATGGCGTTCCTCTTGCGTTGCTCATGCACTTTAG AGGGACAATGGATCACTGGGATCCAGCGTTGGTGAACCCAATCGCCGCCAAGCGTCCCATCATTCTCATCGACAATGCCGGTGTAGGCCGCTCTGAAGGTGAAGTACCCAAGGTCTTTGCCAAGTGGGCGCAGTACTACATTGACGTCCTCCGCGCAATTGGAgtcaccaaggccgacgtATTGGGCTTCTCCATGGGCGGATGCGTCGCGCAACTCGTCGCTCTCAATGCGCCAGATCTAGTCCGTCGACTCATCCTCTGCGGGACGACACCCAGTACAGGCGAGGGTGTTGTGCCAGCCGCCTCGCTAGAGCCGTTTAATCGTCTCAAAGCTGCCAAgacagaagaagagcacAAGGAGGCTTTCATATTTGGCATGTTTCGCACATCAGAAAAGAGCAGAAAGGCAGGCGAGGCTGCTTGGAAGAGGATCACGGGTGCGCGAAAGGATAGGAGCAGCGCTGTCGATCCAGCAAACGCTCACCGCCAAGGAATTGCCTTTGCCAAGTTTATGGATCGCAAGCAGGCCAGGGATGCGTCGTACGACAGgttcgaggagctcaagatgcCCGTGTTGATTGCAAACG GAAGCGAGGATCTTCTCTTGCCGGAAGAAAATAGCTACGTCATGTGGAGGAAGTTGAGACACGCAGGGGCTCAGCTGCATCTGTTTCCAGATTCTGGACATGGCTTCTTATGGCAGTATGCTGAGGAGTTTTCTAAGCTTATCAATGATTTCTTGG